From Dehalobacter sp. 12DCB1:
TCGCTGCAAAAATGCCCGAAATGCGGTGCTGTTTTTTCATAATTTTGTAAACAAAAGTTCACAGAATTGTCATAAATAATGATTATAATAATAAATAATCTGTAACCCGATTATTTTGCATAAGCAAATTTAATTTAAAAGGTGGGGAATGACGTGGACTTTAACAACGATAACCATTATAAAGACAATAACGCTTATCACGACTATCCGTATAATGGGGAGCAGCCGCGGAGAAAGAAACCGGGGATCATGGTTATTGCAATTGTCGCGATCATCAGCGCCTTGCTTGGTGGGACGGCATCTCTCACTTTGGCCCCAATAATCTATCCTGAAATCATGAGTATCCAAAATCAGAGCGGCAGTTCGGCTAAGACAAATGCACTCGCCACAACCCCGGCGGTCGCGAATACTTCGACGAGTGCAGACAGCAGTGGCAGCACGTATCCGGTGGTAGAGATATCGAAAAAAGTAGGTCCGGCTGTCGTGGGGATTGCCAATTTTCAGAGCGGCGGCAATCTATTTGGCCGGTCAAGTGAACTTGCCGAAGTAGCCAGCGGGTCCGGCTTTATTATCGATGCGCAGAAAGGGCTTATTGTGACTAACAATCACGTTATCGAAGGTGCTGAGAAACTGGTCGTAAGTCTCGCTGATGGGCGTAATATCACAGGCAAACTCGTGGGAGGAGATGCGCGGACAGATCTGGCCGTTGTTCAAATATCAGCCGACAATCTGACTGCAGTCAGTCTTGGAGATTCCAGTACGCTTCAAGTCGGAGAACCTGTGGTTGCGATTGGGAATCCAGGTGGAGAAAATTT
This genomic window contains:
- a CDS encoding trypsin-like peptidase domain-containing protein, encoding MDFNNDNHYKDNNAYHDYPYNGEQPRRKKPGIMVIAIVAIISALLGGTASLTLAPIIYPEIMSIQNQSGSSAKTNALATTPAVANTSTSADSSGSTYPVVEISKKVGPAVVGIANFQSGGNLFGRSSELAEVASGSGFIIDAQKGLIVTNNHVIEGAEKLVVSLADGRNITGKLVGGDARTDLAVVQISADNLTAVSLGDSSTLQVGEPVVAIGNPGGENFARSVTTGVISATNRFLELQGEASFNLIQTDAAINPGNSGGPLVDYHGKVVGINAAKNQDTGYEGMGFAIPITDAWPTIQQLIKKGYAAHPGILVSIDERYTVEWASQQGWPAGAYISAVSTEGPAYKAGIRAGDVITKVNGVEITSSLEMTHELFKFEVGDAVTVTYYRQGNTKDVKVTLTELKS